The genome window ctacgccaattcctgggattagttgccaagcggaccccaggctcccatgagccgtggcaaaatgccgggacaacgcgaggaagatgatgcgGGTATGATACATTTGGTTGCGCGTAAATATCCTTAAGATATATTTACGATTACATGGGTGTCACTACCAAGTAATAGCAAAGTCAAATCATAACTAAAATCTTTGTGGATTAATATCCACAAAGATTTTAGTTATGATTTGACTTTGCTATTACTCAGCATAGAGAGAATGTGTCTTAAATCCAGCCAAGATAAACAAATAAAGAGATTGCGTATAACATACCTGGCACACATCTCATCTGAAACTCCTCGTACTCATAAGCCAGATCACACTGTTGCGGCTGCTGCGGCCTCAAATGCTCCAAGCTCAGCGCCCTCTCACACGGCACCTCTTGCGACGCCACCCCATTGCTCGCCTCACACGTGGCTTTAACTGTCCCGGACAGCGGGGCGGTTACTTGTGACAGGGGGAGGATGGCCGAGCCGGTCGTGAGCTGCTGGATGTCGAAGCCGGTGGGGTAGATGTGCCAGAAGTATGTGTCTGGGGTCGGGAGCGCTTTGACGCTGCAGTGGAGGGTTTCTTTGACGACGACGACGCCGTTGTCGCATTCTGGTGGATCTGGAAGGGAGAAGACATTCGATACaaatagattaaaaaaataatattttggctCTTAACAACATCATCAGGCAGGAGGTTTTGGCGGGAAACGGCGCAGGGTGGGGAAAAGTGgcgtgctctcgtttcggaggccaagatcctctttcggtcgctgagccgtaatagttaacAACATCACTAGATATTATGAGTTTAGAGTTTGCATGCTCATCTATATCAAAATATCCGGCATGAGTTTTCCCAGAAAGATAGTTGTTTAGAGTTTGTCTGCATTTCAGAAAAGAGATAAATCGTATGATGTGCACTTTTGTCTGCTCCATTCTATAACAAACACACCGGTGCACCGGCAGAAGAAAAAACAATACTTACAATTCACAATAATTGTGACATGCTGTGCCCTCGTCCGGCCAACACTGTTGACGGCCTCGCAGGCGTATCGGCCTGCATGGTGCTTTGATACCTCCTCCACTAATAGAGTCGGTGACGATGTGTTTGTACCCCAGATATCACCGGGTTGGATTTCCACATCCTGAAATGGAAAAGAAAAACTTGTTTAAAAGAAGAGGTAGATAGAAGAAGAGGCAGATCGAATCAAGTTTTTTTATGCCAAGGAATGACGAAGGGTCTCGCCTCGAACGGGATGGCCGAGTGTGTCTAAGCAATAATTCATCAGGAGCTCGATTCAAATTAGAACTTATTGTTACAACTAAAACGGTTATGGTATGGTTCCAGAACTATACTTACGTCAAAATACCAAAGGAACCGCTCCACAGGCGGGTTGGCTTTGACCTCGCACTGTAGATGCAGAGGGTCCAGCTCTACCACTCTGTTGCCGTTCTCGTCGCCTGCTATTGACACCTCTACGATTGGGCTATCTGTAAAGAATAACATACAGGTGCAAGATGAATAAAAGGTTGTAGAAAATACGATGGTGAACAATTAATACTGTGTATGCAGGggcgtattttgaaatttggcgccccgggccaataAGTTTCGCCGCCTCAgaagtcaaggaagaaaaacaaaatgcataCGTCGCCCATGACAGATTGgtgccccgggccatggcccggatCCCGGATGGTCCTAGGGTGTGTATTACGTAGGTTTGGTCGTTTATAGAATTTTCCTTTCGTTTACTCACAAGTGGCGCCGTCGTCTAAAACTCCGGGCGAAAGTTGTAGAAATGACATCTCTCtctaactctgtctgtctgtgtctaCTCACAAGTGACGTTGAGCTTCACTAAGTCGGCCTTGGCGCCTCGACTGGGCGCCATGGCGACGTTGGTCGCCACGCAGGCCAATGTGGTGCCGTCGTCTAAAACTCCAGACGAATGTTGCAGAAATGACATCTCTCtctaactctgtctgtctgtgtctaCTCACAAGTGACGTTGAGCTTCACTAAGTCGGCCTTGGCGTCTCGACTAGGCGCCATCGCGACGTTGGTCGCCACGCAGGCCAATGTCACGCCGTCGTCTAAAACACCGGGTGAAAGCTGGACAAATGACATCTCTCTCTAACTCAGTGTGTCTGTGTCTACTCACAAGTGACGTTGAGCTTCACTAAGTCGGCCTTGGCGCCTCGACTGGGCGCCATGGCGACGTTGGTCGCGAAGCAGGCCAATATGGCGCTGTCGTATATAACTTCAGACGAAAGTTGCAGAAATGCCACCTCTCTCTAACTCTGTCTGTGTCTACTCACAAGTGACGTTGAGCTTCACTAAGTCGGCCTTGGCGCCTCGACTGGGCGCCATCGCGACGTTGGTCGCCACGCAGGCCAATGTGGCGCCGTCGTCTAAAACACCGGGCGAAAGTTGGAGAAATGATATCGCTGTGCTCGTTGAGTTTATTAGGGTCTGTGAACAGAGATAATACAAATATTactaataccatagagaaaaaaaaacatagattgctcactccatacatcagttttagtaccaaaaagactattagcatctagcatcgagtagcggaactatcagtactgctacttgactatagatgtagcagtactgatagtttcgctactcgatgctagatgtagacactgaaattaatagtctaactgatgtatggagtgagcactcttgtcttactatatttctctatgctaatacGTACCTAAAACATTTATTGCACACATTGTATGTACACGTACAGTCAGGTTGCGGAGATAACAGACCCCCTGTAAGGTCAACTATCTCAGTGTAGCCTTAGTTTTATAATAGAGACATACATCAGGCGGTCTTATAAGACCGTAGCGCGTAGATACTTTATTTAAGTAATTGGTAATTGTCCACTAACAATTCGACAACaaggtgtaggtaggtaccgtatCCGTCTCCGGTGATTTTGACTACAGTCAAGTATACTTTTATATCTTTGAAACGTTTTATTACTTCCTATGCAATATTATATAGTGCCAGGCAAGATAAAACAGGTCATTTGTTATACTTATTTGATATATTACTTAAGTGTTCAGTgggattaagtacctattttatgatGGTCCATTAGGAAATAAGAAATCGTAAATCatgtagtaagtaggtagtaggaGTGTACAGCTACTTGACACAAATTATTGGACGTTTATTATAATAGTGCTAATGGATAATTAGTAAAAGATGAAACAACCTATATAAAAATCTCCGAACATGTGTTTTATTATGGTTTTATTAAGCACGCCATCTATGGGAAAGTCGCGAGTTAAGTGTAGTCCTATGGGGTGCTACGATGTTCCTAACTCGCTCTGAAAGTAGTTCCTTAGTTTCACGCTAGGTGGCACAGTGGCACATGTTAAGTGATTATCTGAATCATGTCTGAATGAATACTCAAATGAAAGGGTTATTGCAAGGTTTTACAGCTGCTGGCTTTCTTTAACATTGCTTTTCTTTGAAACCTGCTAAGAATTCTGAGTAGCAACAACCTCAAATAAGTACGTGTGAAATAAAAAGGTTTTTCTACTAAAAGTCGCTTTGCTAGTTTCCTAATACAGTCTAGGTGTGAGTTTTTAATTACCTCCTACCCTCTTTATTGTTCGGAATATCCAAGTTGTTGCATTTCatttacctatgtatattatatatttcaaacccatgttagttttaatttgcaAACAGTGCACACGGTCAGATTTTCCACTCAGCAAGGTTTGCGACCTTTGAGTGCTTGACTCTTTCATTTCACTCGGACACCTATGAGAAACGAAGCTTATAAGCAATATTACCTGATTGGCTTGTAGCGCGTCGCCATGGATGCCTGATACATGGACTTACCTGATTACTATGCTGTGTGAGATGCTTATGGTCCATCCACCAGGCTAGGTCGGCGGGGGGGTTGGAGCCGTGGGCGGTACATTGGACTATAGCTGGCCTGCCGGCTTGTAACGCGTCACCGAGGGTGCCTGATACCCAGTGGATTGACACGTTGTAGGCGGGCACtggaatattaataaatatataagtataattCATACTTATTCAATACATACTTCAATACCGCAGGAACATGAGGAGTTGTGATCTctagcacagggcggacacgccatacatcaaaaataatttgcgtttatatgtgtgcgcggcacgtctgtacacgcgtcattgtgcatgtgtgggtaagtcgctttactgagaggacgccagaagtccgccagattcaggtcgcggccagtcgcggggcgaggtaatatgagtcggggcggggcggtgcgtggccgttctgtatgataatactattacttattctgtgtattgccaaggtggtaaaaagggttAACTTTGCGGGGCCCCCTTTAGCGCGAGGCCGTGGACGGGGGGCCGCTTCGCCCACTCTAGCTACGCTACTCTGTCAGAGGCTATTAAGGCTGTATAGGTAAGTTAGGGATGCATGGTCCTGATGTTCCTTAGAACATATTTTGATCCCCCAGGACTTATtctggaaaaaaaaatcgtatttgGGTTCGTTGATAACAGCTTTGAATTAGGACTTAGGTATCCAGTTAAGTTAATAACTGCAGTCCAACTTACAATACAACTTGACTTGTAGTGTAGCGACGACAGGTGGCGCTAGTTTCGTATTTGTCGCGCGACAAGACAGTCCCGCGGCGTTGTCCCGAGTGAGAGGCAGATATAGCTCGTTCTCCCTCATCAGCGGGATGTCGCTGTCCTCGTCTGACGCGTCGATGAGGGTCTCGCCGGAGTACCAGCTGATGCGGGGTGGGGGGCttcctgtaaaaaaaaaaaaaaaacttttcacaTTACAGTAAATCAtgatctgtaggtacctactgagcaagaacatgttttaaaaacagGGATAGTCATTAAGAATCAACGTCGATGTAATAATAGATTAGTAaagagacaataaaaaaggtttaaaaaaaaaaggctaAGGTTTTAAAAGGGTCGGTCGGCAACGCAAGTGTGATACCCCTGGAGTTGCAACCGTCGAGTagctaataaaatgtttttcaaagtacagtcgccatgagATATAGAGCGGCCGGGGTGCTCAAAGATACCTGAACACGCATTCTAGCGCCTTGATAATAGACGCGTGTCCAGATATtagtgagcaccttggccgctccgatatatctgatggcgactgtacctttgAATTGTTAAAAGAAAGTTGTGTAAATGTTTTCTTACTTACAATTGTATT of Cydia amplana chromosome 17, ilCydAmpl1.1, whole genome shotgun sequence contains these proteins:
- the LOC134655807 gene encoding hemicentin-1-like isoform X2, which encodes MDHRMRVSALILLLISNTYTFSPEIDGPVVSQEAIEGRNTSLHCDTSLETSTDELMLLVWYKNDVPIYSFDYRGSSEWSNDLFNSTGRLKADLDRQPTVLTVSALREDDQALYHCRVDFLQAPTRNLGVNLTIVVLPSKPFFFDELDNKVEDKIGPYHEGDTLVLKCLVIGGSPPPRISWYSGETLIDASDEDSDIPLMRENELYLPLTRDNAAGLSCRATNTKLAPPVVATLQVKLYLPAYNVSIHWVSGTLGDALQAGRPAIVQCTAHGSNPPADLAWWMDHKHLTQHSNQTLINSTSTAISFLQLSPGVLDDGATLACVATNVAMAPSRGAKADLVKLNVTYSPIVEVSIAGDENGNRVVELDPLHLQCEVKANPPVERFLWYFDDVEIQPGDIWGTNTSSPTLLVEEVSKHHAGRYACEAVNSVGRTRAQHVTIIVNYPPECDNGVVVVKETLHCSVKALPTPDTYFWHIYPTGFDIQQLTTGSAILPLSQVTAPLSGTVKATCEASNGVASQEVPCERALSLEHLRPQQPQQCDLAYEYEEFQMRCVPVENATHYEVSVWRMSNSNTSLVLEHRAAMGFGSGQAMAQGEAPWLLRGALGKLKAGDEAGASACNRYGCSRALLLRPTENLLTASAPPWWEFLVEKDVAISVGAVVLVAAFLISTFLVVRLARRTRSKPPAPVIQRTKSEHPAACAPAPACTPMVPKRAPPPSTGEENLCG
- the LOC134655807 gene encoding hemicentin-1-like isoform X1, whose amino-acid sequence is MDHRMRVSALILLLISNTYTFSPEIDGPVVSQEAIEGRNTSLHCDTSLETSTDELMLLVWYKNDVPIYSFDYRGSSEWSNDLFNSTGRLKADLDRQPTVLTVSALREDDQALYHCRVDFLQAPTRNLGVNLTIVVLPSKPFFFDELDNKVEDKIGPYHEGDTLVLKCLVIGGSPPPRISWYSGETLIDASDEDSDIPLMRENELYLPLTRDNAAGLSCRATNTKLAPPVVATLQVKLYLPAYNVSIHWVSGTLGDALQAGRPAIVQCTAHGSNPPADLAWWMDHKHLTQHSNQTLINSTSTAISFLQLSPGVLDDGATLACVATNVAMAPSRGAKADLVKLNVTYSPIVEVSIAGDENGNRVVELDPLHLQCEVKANPPVERFLWYFDDVEIQPGDIWGTNTSSPTLLVEEVSKHHAGRYACEAVNSVGRTRAQHVTIIVNYPPECDNGVVVVKETLHCSVKALPTPDTYFWHIYPTGFDIQQLTTGSAILPLSQVTAPLSGTVKATCEASNGVASQEVPCERALSLEHLRPQQPQQCDLAYEYEEFQMRCVPVENATHYEVSVWRMSNSNTSLVLEHRAAMGFGSGQAMAQGEAPWLLRGALGKLKAGDEAGASACNRYGCSRALLLRPTENLLTASAPPWWEFLVEKDVAISVGAVVLVAAFLISTFLVVRLARRTRSKPPAPVIQVLQLDDIARDYLDTIGENKVRASCSLRSCSSVYSDGSEASAPTIDRRRKPLWITQYEAPPPDVTLTLHRESAV